The following coding sequences lie in one Desulfitibacter alkalitolerans DSM 16504 genomic window:
- the dapF gene encoding diaminopimelate epimerase gives MEFIKMHGLGNDFVIINSLTNTTPITDYVQLAVRVCNRNFGVGADGLVVLLPSDKAHVTMRIFNPDGSEAEMCGNATRCVARYLYEKEIVKEQLITISTLAGLIITEVIVDGLTVKNIKVNMGSPRLKPEEIPTTLSGNPEVINQSIEINGQHFAVTCVSMGNPHCIIYVEDLVEVPLEKWGPLVEKASVFPAYTNVEFVQVINKSTVKVKVWERGAGATLACGTGACAVAVAGVLNGKNNRDVEVILPGGSLHIKWSKQDNMVYMTGAAEYVFEGNLLNKLTKG, from the coding sequence ATGGAGTTTATTAAGATGCATGGATTAGGCAATGACTTTGTAATAATTAATAGCTTAACAAATACTACGCCTATAACAGATTATGTTCAATTAGCTGTTAGGGTTTGCAACAGAAACTTTGGTGTTGGTGCAGATGGTCTAGTTGTACTTTTGCCATCAGACAAAGCTCATGTAACCATGAGAATTTTTAATCCTGATGGTTCTGAGGCTGAGATGTGCGGCAATGCAACCAGGTGTGTTGCCAGATATCTTTATGAGAAGGAAATAGTCAAGGAGCAACTTATAACCATTAGCACCCTGGCGGGTTTAATCATAACTGAGGTAATAGTAGATGGCTTAACTGTAAAAAATATTAAAGTAAATATGGGGTCCCCTCGCCTTAAACCTGAGGAGATACCAACCACTCTTTCTGGAAACCCAGAAGTAATTAATCAATCTATTGAAATTAATGGGCAGCATTTTGCAGTGACGTGTGTTTCCATGGGAAACCCTCATTGTATCATATATGTGGAGGACTTGGTGGAGGTGCCTCTAGAAAAATGGGGTCCATTGGTTGAGAAGGCATCTGTATTCCCTGCATATACAAATGTTGAATTTGTTCAGGTCATTAATAAATCAACAGTAAAGGTAAAGGTCTGGGAAAGAGGTGCTGGAGCCACCCTGGCCTGTGGTACTGGTGCATGTGCTGTAGCGGTGGCAGGAGTATTAAATGGAAAAAACAACAGGGACGTAGAGGTTATTCTGCCAGGAGGCAGCCTTCACATAAAATGGAGCAAGCAAGATAATATGGTCTACATGACAGGTGCTGCAGAATATGTATTTGAAGGAAACCTTTTAAATAAATTAACCAAGGGGTGA